CACCAAGAAGGATGAAGGCAAAACTAACATCAACTATATACATACAAATAGAAGATGAAATGAATATGAATATGTCACATCCCAACTGGACCAAACTTCTCCAATCAATAACACAAATAGGAGTAAAAGATACAgttggaaacaaaaataaaacacttTCAATAAATGAATATACTGTGAAAAAGCAATGAGCATGTAGTACATAGCCTTGGCTGAGGTTATCTCAGTTATGTAGAATTGAGAGAAAATAATACAATGAATATGGTTCTGTTAAAATAAACTTCATGCAGTTTGTAAAAATAAATGCAATATGACATCATtctaaaataaaacatcttaacATGATCCTCCCTTGCAGACACCTCTCTAACAACTATTATCAAAGATAACCAGACCTGTTAGAAGATTAAGGACATGGACACTTGTAACCGGAATCCCCTCTGTTACCTAACATGTTAACAATGATCCTTATTGTAGAAGGCAAACCTAACTTTTATTAAACAAAAggatatatatttattaaaaataaacacaaaacaacacaaaacatTTGGCTTCCTAACAGACAATAGACTCCCCTTTCTGCTACATAGCACAACAAAGGAACAGCGTGATGACTACGTGctcttttatttatatttttcacaACCCATGGCAAGCATAACCACCCCCTGGAGTAACCCCATATAGACAATTAGGATTACCAAAGGAACAGTCTAGAGGTCCTCCGACAGCATTGCAAGGCATTCCATACTTATTGGTATAATGGCCAGGGATTCCAGGTACAGGATTAATTACCACAGGCGGATTAACTTTTTGTGCCGACATTTGTTTGACTGTTGTCTGAACCACTAAAGATTTTACCAATGgcaaaacacaacaaaacacaataCCCAGTGTCAGTAAGCCCCCTCCCAGCATGATAGCCATTCTAGTAACCATAGCACCCCACTTTCCCAAAGTCAGGTCCAACCAATCCCAAACATGGGCATCAACCCCAGCATTAGCCTTTACTTCTGCTCTTAATCCTTTAAGTTTTGCCATAGCAATAAAGAAAGATCCATTAGGTGCGGTGTTATTGGGAATAAAGGTGCAACATTCATCTCCAAACATGACACAAACACCTCCTTTTTCTGCTAAGAGCCAATTTAGAGCTTGTCTATTCTGCCATGTCATTCTACTGGTTGCCTCTACCTGTTCTCCCAAAGCTGTCAATGCAGAGTTAGTATAATTAATGAGTCTTTGTTGGTTTTAGTAAATATAATTAATCCACTCTAAGTTCTTATTAGGTGTTATCCACAGGAATATTGATTCAAATCCTGACTTAATCTCATCTCTTGCTTTGTACTCATTAGGAACTCCTCTAGGTTGTCCTATTGCATCTAAATAGACCTTGGGGTCAGATTTATATTCCCTCCTTACTCTATTTTTGTATTTTGCTTAGACTCACCAGGATCCCATTCAGTGACACTTATCTGTTGAATCAACCTAACTCACTCTTGTACAAAGGCTTGTCCCTTCATTTGGTAATGTTGCCCTTAACCTTTGCCACTACCATAGTCTGTTCTTCATACGGTGCAATTAATGGTAGCGCTAGAGTTTGATTTTGACAATCGTCATGAACAAATACTTTTCCCTCCCAACTACCAGCTGCTTGATAAATAGCCCTTACTGGAGTGTCTGCATTCTAATTGGTGTCCTTAGTTAAGTGCCATGTGATCCCACATTTACCTTTAAACTTTCCCATCTCATTCTGTCTTTTCGTGCTGTTAAAACATTCATACGGTTGTTGATAATCTATTTGATATTTATATGGGGCCTCTAACTTTTGTGGTTCTACCCGTATATCCAATTCTTGACACCATTTTCCCCAGCCAGCTTGCTTGTAATATCTTTGATAGGATGGATTACCCAAATATGACAAACATTCAGCTGGACAATACGGCCTTTCTGATCTACTCAAATGACAAAAGTTCCTATTAAAGTCAGCACAGTCCCTATAATCATAAGGATTAGGTACCACCACTAATTCTGTCAGCGGAGAGGGTGCACATAATAAGCAATTTGTCAGTTTTAATTTTAATGCTGTATATTGAGCCCATTCATACCATTCATTTTTTACTAATATCTTTAATGATTTGTCCTTGTGCAGTTCTAGGGTTAAAGTATCAGTTGGAGTTACAGTCTCAGTTGGAATCGCAATGTCCTTTTCTCGAGGTAGATTGTTAGAGTTTGCTAGAAAGTTCCAAATGTCAGTAAAAAACCTCCTGACCCTGATGCTTTGGGTTTCTTTGTGGGTACAGTGGACTGCTTGGTAAGAGCAGTAGACATTAGCCTAGTGGTGACTACCGTAGTCTTTGTAACAGCTGCCACTGTTGTTGTCATTGTTCTGGTTGTCACAGGCTCCTCCTGTTCAGGTATTGGCGTAGGACCAATTCTAATAACAGTTACACTACTTCCTTCAGTTAACCTTGTTCTTGCTATTTCAACTATAAATTCTTCACCTTCAACATGTTCGATCTTATTCAAGGTAAGCAACCACTCATCTTCTTTTTTGGTTACCGTCAGGCCACATCCTTTCGGGTCCCAGATGACTTCTCCCTTTGTCTGATGATGTGTCCATCCACAGAATGTAGTCTCAGGCAGAGGTTTGATCCTCTTGATTGAGATTGACTTCTGTTCTCCTGTTTCTGTTATGATTTGAGGTGGAACAGAAATGCTAACCTTGTCAGTCTTCTTTGATTGTTCAGCGGGTTCCTCTCTTCTTTTCCTGTTTTCACCATACTGCTTAATTGTGCGTGAGTCTGTTGTTCCTGTACCAGTGTTTACTGTTGCTCTTGTCATGGCAATGTCATTATTCTTTTGTTGTTCTATCTTCAATTGTCTGTTACGGGGACCATTCAAGATTTGAAAAGTCAATTGTGGGGAAATCCTCTTCTTCAGCCTGCGAgactcttccttctcctccttcttgtGGGGTCTCCCTTTCTGTTCCTTCCCCTGGAGCTCCCTCCTTTGACTGGACTGGGCTTCCATCTGGATAGGCATCGATTTCAGGGAAGAGTTGTTCCCATTCTGTAGGTGGTATTTCGGGGTCCCACTGTGGAGGGCTTCTGTCAGGGAGGTCTGCCTCAACATGTATGTCATTAGGAGTAGCAGGCCTGTTATTTTCCCCCAACCCTGGACTCTCTGGCCCCACTGGAGAGAATATTGATTGTTTGCAGGCTTTTTCTCCAGTGTTGTTTCTTCTTCGTCCTTTTCTGAGTGCAGCAGACAGTGCATTTGTCGTATCCTGGCTTCCACTTGGTCTGCTGGTTTCTTGGCTCCTCCCCGGCGTCTCAATCTCCTCTGCTGCTCCTGCTCCTTCCGGGCTCCCGCCTGTTGAATCAGCATCCTCTGTGTTCTTATCGCTGTGCGGTTGTCTCCTTGTTTCTGATGGGACTCTGGTGCAGTGGTTCAGATGGTACCACGTCGGACTTCCTTTCACTTGGACGGTCGTTCTTGTTGCTCTGGCCACTTCGTTGGGTCCTTTTCTCCTTGGCTGATCCCACTTTTTCCGGAACACTCAAATGTAGACCAGATCTCCTGGTATCACCTGGACAAGGCCCCTCTGGTCCCCTTGGATCATCAGACGTGGAACCTCTCGTCCTGGTTCAGGTTCCTAAACATACGACTTGGCAAGCAAAGTACAGAACATAACAGTATTGACAATGTTATGTGTTTTGCATAAATATATTCACGAATACCAAAATCTGAGACCATGACAATTCCCACTCTCTCTTCACCTGACTCTATGCCTCCAGGATGCTTTTCTGCTGGACTCCACAAAAATAAAAGCTCTAATAAGCTTCCTCTTGCTTTTACCCAGTCTTCCTCTTTCGGCCCCAGGTTCTGAGAGGTGTTCCCAAATCatgtcatttttattttatttatttattttttaaattttgttTCCATCTGCTCCATTTCAACTGATAAGCATATGCATATCCTTAATCAACAATTTCTCTTTTTGAAGTAATTTAACACTGTATATGCTTTCACATCAATGACTTCAACATGTTGTCTAGAGTACCCTAACATCTATCCTTTTTCACATCATGATGCATTAACAAATAAAACAAGTAGCTCCCAAACCAAACCCAGTATGTTTACAGTGGAATCTAGTCTTTCTCTCTAACTTGGTTCCTCTGTCATGGTGTTTTCAAGCTCACCCATTATTCAGCTGGACCTTACTTTTTGTGAGAATTATTCACCCACCGAAGAGAGCCATAGCGATCTTTACCATTGCAGGTGCTGTATGGTATACCTCCAGCCTGGTGTATCTTTGTGTACACTCAGTCTCCAGAATTCAGCCCATGCCCTTCCATCTGGCCTCTTGAGTGCTGTTTTCTTTTTCTGAggacatacacactaacacatgggTTATTTCCTGACAACAGACTTTCTTCTTATAGCAAGATCACGGATTTGTAATATTTAAATAACAGCCCTCTGTAGTAAACATTCTGTCTCAAATACCCTGCCTCCTGCCATTGATATAGTTATACATAATGATAGCCGAATTATGGTCCCTACAGCAACTGCTGTAAGAATAACATGTAATCAGTCAAGTCTCTTCCAGTTGGAAGAATATCCAATCCTAACAAAACTCAGTTATAAGTTTGTTAAACTTTTGCTATAATGTTCAGAATTCCACCACTTATTACTTTTACCATAATCTGTATAATGTTACATTTTCTTTTTAGAATTGTCTCTATATTTTATATTTCTACATTTTTCACAGCCAGCTGTCCTTTTTCTGTGAGGTATCTTCTCTAATAATATACATAGTTTCTAGAAATAACACCCTCCACTATCATAACCTTAATTTATGATCCCCTCAGATCCCCAATGCAGTTCCCATATCATATAAGTTACTACTCCTAATTTCCTAAAACATTCTCAACTCAATTTTAGTCAATTTATATCTATATCCCTCCTTAGGAACAATATACATTTATGTTcctcaaaacaaaaataaattgacCAACCAAGAGAttgatattatttatttatttcttctATTCActctattttttaaataaataaataaaaataaataaatgataacTGCATAATTGCAAAAAATTACCACTGCTCCTAATGTAATTAAACCTGGTCTCTTCTCCATCCTTGGTGTTATCGCGAAACAGACTATAAACCTTTTCAATTAATTATATCAATACAACTTAACATTAAAGTTCTAATGACAtaataaacaaaataaacaaaaccCTTAATCTAATATTCTGTCAATTCTGTCAACCTCCCTGTCTCAGGATTAGTTTCCAGAGCTTTCCTAGGCCTAGTAAATTTAAACAGTTCTATATCCAAATCATAACTAAAAAGTTGTATAAATTGTCCAACCCAAATTCAGAATAACAGTCCCTATTGCTTACTTTAACTCAAATTCCATCTTCTTAATTCAACACACATCATTCCAGCATGTCTATTTCAGATATAGTTCACAGGCCATCAGACACAGTTATCCCTCACTTTTCAGCCAGTAGGGTGCGTTTGAGCATCTCACACACTTGTTGTGATAAAAATATCTCTCCCATGCATTAAAGCATTCTGACGTCACCTTCCATGATAACTTCCTTATTCTACTGGCAATCTCTCAGACGAGTTTCAGATTATGTAATTATCAACATAACCCTAGCAGACACCCACACTCCAATATTCCAATGTTGCAAATTTTGTGTTGAAACCCAAAATGAAATTATCCCAGTACCTATATCATAAACCATTTGGAGTAACTGTCATCCCCTGTTAACATATACTTCCCTTCTATATGCAGAATGAACAAAGCACATGTGTGTATTTACCCAAAGACCATAACCCCAGGGAACTGATAATTTTGCCTATGACCAcatgttaaataaaaataaccCTATTTGAGTAACTAGTCAATTTAAGATTACATCCCTTCATAATTTTCCTAAGGAAATAATAGAGTCTCAAAGTAATTGTACACTTTGAGTAGAGACTGGTGTTTCTTAGTCATTTTATAATGACATCCCACCTGTTCCAACAATTTCCAGTGAAGTTGATCAGTCTTCACGGGAAATTCTTAGGGTTCAAGGGCATTTGACACTCCCTTTTTCTTAAGAAACGTTTTAAAACATTTTCAGAAAAATAAATATTTCAATCCTTCTGCTCACCCAATTTGAAACTGAATTGAAAATGACCCCTTTCAAATTAAATCCACTAACACATATTGTTCGCGGTATAAGGTGTGCACCTACTAGAGTGAACCATAGGTTAAGAACACATGGGAACTAGCCTCACTTATCCGGAACTCCATTTATAGCCGTATCCAGATACGTTTACTTTTAAAACGGCTGACTATTACTAACTGCTTTCCTCAGTATCGCAGTCTCCAAGGGCATTTTGACCAGAGAAAATGAAACCCCTTTTTCTGGAAAAGAAAGTGTACATTTCATTAGCATTCACAATGTTACCTTTTAATCAGCAAGCCAATAGTATTACTTATACAATGATTTAATTATATAAGCGTATTAGCAGTTTCAGAGAATGACGGTATAGAATGTCTATCAAAACTGAAAACCCCTTACGTTTTTCTGAACATGCGAGATTAGTTTAGCCATGCACAGAATGCATAGTTTCTTCCTGATCCCAGGTTTTTTTCCCTTAGAAATTGAAAAACACCAAATATGTTACATTTTTCTTTTCCTCCAGCTAATTTTACCAAGGTGGTGATTTTTCATATAAGTTTATTTCCCCGTCTTTTGACGCTAATAACAAATCCACCACGTATTTTATCACCCTGAAACTATTGTTTCAATGCAACATGATTCCAAGTGAGACCGTTAGTAAATCCCATCGGTATATTACTTAAGGTTAGGTAAAACGTGATCTAGTACGTATTTCATCACATATCAACTGTAATTTCCATGAACCACTTATTGATTGATCAAAGACTTATACACCGCTTGATGAAAATGTAATTCTTACTCAAAACGATTAGTTGTTGCTTTTTTAAAAAAGATGCAAACTCCTGTGTAGCTGTATTCTCTGCTCTACTAAGTTTCAGGGTCACCTCACACTCATTCTTCCCATACCCATTAGCTCCTCATCTAAAACAGGGAGCTATTTCTTACGCTGAGATATTCTCTAGCTCTGCTGACCACTCGCACGTCTGCGAGGGCAAGCAGATTCATATCTGTCCCCCATCGTAATGTATTTTCTGATGGTAGAATGTTAACATCAAAACGCTGGTAAATTAccccttctgtagcacagttggtagaacatggcgcttgtaacgccagggcagTGGgctcgattcccgggaccacccacacgtagaatgtatgcacacatgactgcaagtcgctctggacaaaagcgtctgctaaatggcatatattattattattattaaattgaGCTTGTTATTATGGTTTTATGTGATCGTTTAAATTCATAATTGCCTCCttaattgtttattttatttatcctgTTTACCGGGTAATGTTGCCCTACATTATCCAGTTTGCTCTTTCATATTAAAGCCGAATTGTTAGAATTAACGTGCTCTTCTTTCAGGGACTCCGTGGATTTATTAAATTTGGCTCTCTATATTCCAGGGAGAAACAGTCTGTTTGTTTTCATGCcactatttattttttttttctcgGGAGGTGCCTCACCCTAAGATCTCTACTGGTGTTCTATTCATTTTTTCAGTTGTCTACTCTGTCTCTTAACTTTACCAGGTGTTTTTAATCCTATCTGATACTTTTCCTTTTAAATTAATTATTTATAATATCTACACTTTTTACTTATTGGTTCTTActtattatattctattctactgtttcTTATTGTTTTTATTCCTAATTTATACTATTTTGATAATCTTATCCAATCCCACTCTCTTCTGGCTCCTGTAACCTGACACCTCTGCCTTTCCTTCAGGCTATTATTATCCTGCAGGCTCTCCTGGTGCAGAGCCCTGCTTCCTCCTACCGTCCTTCACGGTGCTGTAATGTATATACCTAGGCCATATCCCTTACTTTATgtgtttgtttttactatttcttCGAGACAGTCTAGGTGAATTTTTACCATATAGTATAATTTGTGCTTTACCTATGTGTTCTTTCTCTCTACTTCACAGACCGTTATAACCGTTTAATACTTTTTAACACGTTCCAGAATAGTTATTAACACATTTATTAtgtcagtgtatatatatatatatatctatctttACGTAGTTTCTATCTTATCCTTATTTTTCCAATATCCATTGATTCTATCCCCCTCTCAGTGAGTTAAATGCACTCTCCTTCTGAAATTACACTCAGTCAACTGTCACAGAGGGGCTTGCGCATTCCTTTCCCTGATcagttggcacacacacacacacgcacacacacacacgttcttaCTTCCATTCAGACGTTGAATTCACATTTGTTCATTCACACACTCCGTTTTACCTAAAACGACCTATGGCCTCTTAAACCGGTTTATATCCTATAGGTTTTCTCAGGGTATGACACTACTACTGTCAAATCGGATCAGCGTGTCTTCCTACCCTTTTCACCCATCCAACGCAGAcctctgttgtttttatttatttatttaatatatatttttctcagaGCTGTATTATGGCGTGACCTGCTCATTTAGAGACCTCCGTTCAGACAGACGGAGCGTTCTACTCGCAGGATTTGTTTTGCAGTTTAACCTTGCCAAATCGGGTCAACGTTTTCTGCACTCTATTCATCCGAGCAGACCCCCTTTCtaatctattggggcggtaaccATGAATGCCACCTAAGCAGACCCCTTTTTCACCTTAAGGGCGGTATTCGTGGACTTTTCTACCTACTTATTGATCTATTTTGACCATATGGGTAGACAGCAGCAGCCCCTCACCAGGCCAGGCAGTTCAGCCAGAGAGAGCGAACAGCCGCACCAGTCATCCGACCAGAACAGGTGCAAGCCCCCTCCGCTAAACACCCGGCACCGGCAAGGATCACCGCCCCCAATTAGTCACTACACATGCATAcataaattcacttttaacaaccCCCAAAATCACACATGCATGCAGTTCATTGAATTCAACAAGCCCTTAGCATTTACTGGGTTTTTAGGAAATTTAAATAGAGACCTACTTGACGCCCCTCTTGCTGGGACAGTATCTCTGAACCAATTTATACAAACAATCAACTATGTAAGACCAAGCTTACCTTTTCAAATAGCTGGGTGGCCACCCGTTTGTAATTTTGTCCAAAGACACTGTCACCAGCCTGGAACGCCCCAGGCCCCTTTGATCTCCTGGCAAGCTCGCCAAATATGTCGTAGATAATCGTTACAGAAATATAATACTGTCTATAGAAATATAATACTCTCAGAAGAAACTGTTGAATTCAATGTAGACTTTAATGCAAGTTATTAAAGCCGTGCTGGTCCGCGGGAAAGCCGCCGCTTCTTAGCACTGGCTCTGCTTTTATACATACATAGTATTGGTGTACATCACATATGTACACAAAGTCACTCCCCCTTAGTATCTGCTTTTGGTCACAACGATGGCAGAACTCTTTCCATGTTCTAAAAATAATGTATATACTGCATGCCTATGttttacatgttagtcatcagtCATCCTGCCTACATCTTTATTCCTGCACCCTGCTGACCACAGCATGTTCAGCTGTCATGAATGCACGTATGGGCTTGGTTAATGTATTCCTACATAAATAGAGTATGGTCTGGGTGTCATATGGCCTGGATATCATCTTCTCTTAATGTGCATGTGCTTGCTACTTCAGCCTCTCAATGGTTCGCTCCAacaacctttgccccagtctgaggtcctgagcgctctggagcaggttttcatcaaggatctcgctgtactttgctccgttcatctttcccacgatcctgactagtctcccagtccctgccgcatgatacatccccacagcatgatgctgccaccaccatgcttcaccgtagggatggtgccaggtttcctccagacgtgaccttTGGcagtcaggccaaagagttcaatcttggtttcatcacaccagagaatcttgtttctcatggtttcagtctttaggtgccttttggcaaacaccaaacgggctgtcatgtgccttttactgatgagtggcttccgtctggccactctaccataaagacctgattggtggagtgctgcggagatggttgttcttctggaaggttctctcatctccacagaggaactctggagctctgtcataatgaccatcgggttcttggtcacctccctgaccaaagcccttctctcCTGATTGCTTGGTTTGGCCGgtcgaccagctctaggaagagtcttggtggttccaaacttcttccatttaagaatgatggaggccactgtgttcttggggaccttcaatgctgcagtaatgttttggtacccttccccacatctgtgtctcgacacaatcctgtctcggaactctacggacaattccttcaacctcatgtcttggtttttgctctgacatgcagtgtcaactgtGTGACTTATaaagacaggcgtgtgccttttcaaatcacaggtggactccaatcaagttgtagaaacatctcaaggatgatcaatggaaacaggatgcacctgaggtcaatttcaagtctcattgcAAAtactgaatacatatgtaaataaggtatttctgtttagatTTTTAATAGATATGCAAATAACTATACTATaccactttgtcattgtggggtattgtgtgtagattgatgaggatttatttTTAACATTTAATCCATGATAAAaaattaacttttatttaacttggcaagtcagttaagaacaaattcttattttcaatgacggcctaggaacagtgggttgactgcctaggaacagtgggttaactgcctaggaacagtgggttaactggtctaggaacagtgggttaactgcctaggaacagtgggttaactgcctaggaacagtgggttaactgcctaggaacagtgggttaactggtctaggaacagtgggttaactggtctaggaacagtgggttaactgcctaggaacagtgggttaactgcctttttcagggacagaacaacagattttgtttttaccttgtcagcccaGTGATTTGATCTTACATCCTTTTGGTTACAAGtccaaaactctaaccactaggctacctgctgaacaacgctgtaacttaacaaaatgtggaaaaagtcaaggggtctgaatgctttctgaatgcactgtacacatcctacacaaacacaccacacacaaacacaccacacacaaacacaccctacacaaacacaccctacacaaacacaccacacacaaacacaccacacacaaacacaccctacacaaacacaccacacacaaacacaccctacacaaacacaccctacacaaacacaccctacacaaacacaccacacacaaacacaccctacacaaacacaccctacacaaacacaccacacacaaacacaccctacacaaacacaccctacacaaacacaccacacacaaacacaccctacacaaacacaccacacacaaacacaccacacacaaacacaccatacacaaacacaccctacacaaacacacacaccatacacaacacaccctacacaaacacaccacaccctacacaacacaccctacacaaacacaccacaccctacacaacacaccctacacaaacacaccacaccatacacaacacaccctacacaaacacaccacaccatacacaacacacctacacaaacacaccacacacaaacacaccacacacaaacacaccctacacaaacacaccatacacaaacacaccctacacaaacacaccacaccatacacaacacaccctacacaaacacaccacacacaaacacaccatgcccaaacacaccctacacaaacacaccatacacaaacacaccctacacaaacacaccacaccatacacaacacaccctacacaaacacaccatacacaaacacaccatacacaaacacaccctacacaaacacaccacaccatacacaacacaccctacacaaacacaccctacacaacacaccctacacaaacacaccacaccctacacaacacaccctacacaaacacaccacaccatacacaacacaccctacacaaacacaccacaccatacacaacacaccctacacaaacacaccacacacaaacacaccacacacaaacacaccctacacaaacacaccatacacaaacacaccctacacaaacacaccacaccatacacaacacaccctacacaaacacaccacacacaaacacaccatgcccaaacacaccctacacaaacacaccatacacaaacacaccctacacaaacacac
The window above is part of the Oncorhynchus keta strain PuntledgeMale-10-30-2019 unplaced genomic scaffold, Oket_V2 Un_contig_3799_pilon_pilon, whole genome shotgun sequence genome. Proteins encoded here:
- the LOC118384382 gene encoding uncharacterized protein LOC118384382 codes for the protein MLIQQAGARKEQEQQRRLRRRGGAKKPADQVEARIRQMHCLLHSEKDEEETTLEKKPANNQYSLQWGQRVQGWGKITGLLLLMTYMLRQTSLTEALHSGTPKYHLQNGNNSSLKSMPIQMEAQSSQRRELQGKEQKGRPHKKEEKEESRRLKKRISPQLTFQILNGPRNRQLKIEQQKNNDIAMTRATVNTETGEQKSISIKRIKPLPETTFCGWTHHQTKGEVIWDPKGCGLTVTKKEDEWLLTLNKIEHVEGEEFIVEIARTRLTEGSSVTVIRIGPTPIPEQEEPVTTRTMTTTVAAVTKTTVVTTRLMSTALTKQSTVPTKKPKASGSGGFLLTFGTF